A stretch of the Clostridium fungisolvens genome encodes the following:
- a CDS encoding DUF2238 domain-containing protein → MMTKYKKHYIGLIFLICIFIWSLIKPKSYLIWILEAAPLIIGIPVLILTYKKFKFSNLTYMLILIASCVMLVGGHYSYTEVPLFSWIQKIFNLSRNHYDRVGHFIQGATAALIIREILWKLRIVRGKLWVIIISICMCLAVSAFYEIIEFAITYVVGGEADAFLGMQGDIWDAQWDMICALSGAIVFNFIFSALSYSENKK, encoded by the coding sequence ATGATGACAAAATATAAGAAACATTATATAGGTTTAATATTTTTAATATGCATTTTTATATGGTCACTTATTAAACCTAAAAGCTACTTGATTTGGATTCTAGAAGCAGCTCCATTAATCATAGGGATTCCTGTGTTGATATTAACTTATAAGAAATTTAAATTTTCTAATCTTACATATATGCTCATACTCATTGCTTCATGTGTAATGCTTGTTGGTGGACACTACAGTTATACGGAAGTTCCCCTTTTTTCATGGATACAAAAAATCTTTAACTTAAGTAGAAATCATTATGATAGAGTTGGACATTTTATCCAAGGAGCAACAGCTGCTTTAATAATCAGAGAAATATTGTGGAAACTTAGAATAGTAAGAGGGAAGTTATGGGTTATTATCATTTCCATATGCATGTGTTTGGCTGTAAGTGCATTTTATGAGATTATAGAATTTGCTATTACTTATGTTGTTGGAGGAGAAGCTGATGCTTTCCTAGGTATGCAAGGAGATATATGGGATGCACAATGGGACATGATTTGTGCATTATCAGGTGCTATAGTATTTAATTTCATATTTTCAGCATTAAGCTATAGTGAAAATAAAAAATAG
- a CDS encoding PhzF family phenazine biosynthesis protein, which produces MKSISVYTVDSFANEIFKGNPAGVCILNEELEDSTMQLIAKELKFSETAFIMAFKDNIYSIRWFTPQHEVDICGHATLAASHVLFNEIKIPFDSILYSSNKGIIKACKEDNEEISLDFQIDEPESNIPFNYEEVIKSLGINKYVNVFCGKLTGKLVFELENEEEIRVVKPDFHSMKDIRIEGLKGVGITASSDNEYDFVTRYFNPWAGVNEDYVTGSVHTLLAQYWSSKKDKNFLKAKQLSSREGELNLNILTNGRVKLSGRAVLVLKGEMFI; this is translated from the coding sequence ATGAAGAGTATATCTGTATACACAGTAGATAGTTTTGCTAATGAAATATTTAAAGGAAACCCAGCTGGAGTTTGCATATTGAATGAGGAATTAGAGGACAGTACTATGCAGCTCATAGCTAAGGAGCTAAAGTTTTCTGAAACAGCTTTTATTATGGCTTTTAAGGATAACATATATAGTATTAGATGGTTCACTCCACAACATGAGGTTGATATATGCGGACATGCTACTTTAGCAGCTTCGCATGTTTTGTTCAATGAAATAAAAATTCCGTTTGATAGTATACTTTACAGTAGCAACAAAGGAATAATCAAGGCTTGTAAAGAGGATAATGAAGAAATAAGTTTAGACTTTCAAATTGATGAACCAGAATCAAATATACCATTTAATTACGAAGAGGTAATAAAATCATTAGGAATCAATAAATACGTAAATGTTTTTTGTGGAAAACTAACAGGAAAGTTAGTATTTGAGTTGGAAAATGAAGAAGAAATAAGAGTTGTTAAACCCGATTTTCATTCAATGAAGGATATACGTATAGAAGGGCTAAAAGGTGTTGGAATAACAGCAAGCTCAGATAATGAATATGATTTTGTTACTAGGTATTTTAACCCTTGGGCTGGAGTAAATGAGGATTATGTAACTGGTTCAGTACATACCTTATTAGCTCAGTATTGGTCTTCAAAGAAAGATAAGAATTTTCTAAAAGCGAAGCAGCTTTCTTCAAGAGAAGGAGAGTTAAATTTGAATATACTTACTAATGGTAGAGTAAAGCTATCTGGAAGAGCTGTACTAGTTTTAAAGGGTGAAATGTTTATATAA
- a CDS encoding D-2-hydroxyacid dehydrogenase, whose translation MNLVILDAKTLGDDIDLSVLHSFGDLKVYETTTPEQVVDRIKNAEIIITNKVILNETNLSKCPDLKLICLTATGTNNVDLNYANSENIAVTNVAGYSTNSVVQHTFASLLYLLENLKYYDNYVKTGEYSNSETFTHIDKHFWELKGKTFGIIGLGEIGRGVATVASAFGCEVIYYSTSGKNYNSSYKRVELAELLLKSDVVSIHCPLNELTKNLIDYKELSQMKKTSILLNMGRGGIINEEALAKALDENLILGASLDVISKEPIDKSNPLLSVSNSDKLFITPHIAWASIEARQNLILEVYKNIEAYLKNKKRNRV comes from the coding sequence ATGAATCTTGTTATTCTTGATGCTAAAACTCTAGGAGATGACATAGATCTAAGTGTTCTACATTCTTTTGGTGATTTAAAAGTTTATGAGACAACTACCCCTGAACAGGTCGTAGACAGAATTAAGAATGCTGAAATTATTATTACTAATAAAGTTATTTTAAATGAAACTAACCTTTCTAAATGTCCAGACTTAAAGCTGATATGCCTTACTGCCACTGGCACTAACAATGTAGACCTAAACTACGCAAACAGCGAAAACATTGCAGTTACCAACGTAGCAGGTTACTCTACAAACAGTGTTGTTCAACATACCTTTGCTTCACTGCTATATCTTCTAGAGAACCTTAAGTATTATGATAACTACGTTAAAACAGGTGAATACTCTAATAGCGAAACTTTTACACATATCGATAAACACTTTTGGGAGTTAAAAGGCAAAACTTTCGGTATAATTGGTCTTGGGGAAATTGGTAGAGGAGTAGCTACTGTAGCTTCAGCTTTTGGATGTGAGGTTATATACTATTCAACTTCAGGCAAAAACTACAACAGCTCTTACAAAAGAGTTGAGCTAGCTGAATTGCTTTTAAAAAGTGATGTTGTATCTATCCATTGCCCGTTAAATGAGCTTACTAAAAATCTTATTGATTATAAAGAGCTTTCTCAAATGAAAAAGACATCAATATTATTAAATATGGGACGTGGTGGGATAATAAATGAAGAAGCTTTAGCGAAAGCATTAGATGAAAATCTAATTTTAGGTGCAAGTTTAGATGTTATCTCCAAGGAACCAATTGACAAATCAAATCCTCTACTAAGTGTGTCAAATTCAGATAAACTTTTTATAACACCTCATATTGCATGGGCAAGCATAGAGGCAAGACAAAATTTAATCTTAGAGGTTTATAAAAATATAGAAGCTTATCTTAAAAATAAAAAAAGAAATAGAGTATAG
- a CDS encoding DEAD/DEAH box helicase, giving the protein MNFRYGNLGELCKPHILKKGETYYIGEYVFDFEIQDIEEDLSRSIRCYVASEYFDQYLVNFQIDFKNKLIEGKCTCANYLKDGKVCSHIAAGYLHYLNKLAKKEVKKVSLVEQMIKLYDNLVTTKKQKEPVKLEFTLTLNKENTLLDLKIGTDKLYSVRDLERFLLDIRKEDCILEFGKGFILDLNEQYFNDYDNNLICFLQDLLSIGEIASEKGGSNKLFQGKYIKLVDSSLKRILEQSKDKGINITIDSDKYENCRISTDELKFETKIEEELVGMRIKPKINLPIPMTTDYEYMFYDKKIYKCDKRNANRLKAICTFFTGSENNELMIPNREKGLFIGKILPVLNTISNVELPETLRTKLEETGAPLTCKFYFDKIGKHVELKVKFNYKVVEIDAVSEKYVPKDISVIRDIDKEEEVKNLLISMGFIKNKDNLVISDEEKIIELQNQGLEKLAEFGEIYYSESFKKFKVIKKLTLSASTRINEEDLLEFSFNIDELTNEELVGAMKALRSGKRYYKASDKGFIMLDDPMLQNFNRILESLNIKESSLLNPTIDLDKYNALYLNDKINKYLNGNIVKRDDSFSKLVDSFEDINKEEIILPQQLNCEMRNYQIDGYKWFKTLKKYGFGGILADEMGLGKTLQTISLLLSEKENKKTNPSVVICPTSLLYNWKEELERFAPSLKVLVYYGSKANRNRLEDEFNNVDVILTTYPIVRIDIEELKKHTFNIAIIDEAQNIKNSVSQNSRSVKELKAENRFALTGTPIENSLMELWSIFDFIMPGFLFSSNSFKKKYELPIIKDEDKTALNELLSKVTPFILRRKKKDVLSELPPKIERKVAVELNKEQRKLYSTYVKIFKNEIESNIEKNGVNKSKLQILSALTRLRQLCCDPSTFINDYTGGSSKLDTLYELIESCIQEGHRILLFSQFTSALKNIGKQLQETGISYMYLDGTIKSEERLELVNSFNSGNSSVFLISLKAGGAGLNLTSADVVIHFDPWWNPAVEDQATDRAHRIGQENSVEVIKLIAKGTIEEKIYKLQEKKKDIINNVMEEEAIASSVISTMNIDDIKELFNEVEF; this is encoded by the coding sequence TTGAATTTTAGATATGGAAACTTAGGTGAATTGTGTAAGCCTCATATATTAAAAAAAGGGGAAACTTATTATATAGGAGAATATGTTTTTGATTTTGAGATTCAAGATATAGAGGAAGATTTATCGAGAAGCATAAGGTGCTATGTCGCATCGGAGTATTTTGATCAGTATTTAGTGAATTTTCAAATAGATTTTAAAAATAAGCTTATAGAAGGAAAATGTACCTGTGCGAACTATCTTAAGGATGGAAAGGTATGTAGCCATATAGCAGCAGGATATCTTCATTATTTAAATAAACTAGCTAAGAAAGAAGTAAAGAAAGTTAGTTTAGTAGAGCAAATGATAAAGCTATATGATAACTTAGTTACTACAAAAAAACAAAAAGAACCAGTAAAATTAGAGTTTACTTTAACTCTTAACAAAGAAAACACTTTGCTTGATCTAAAGATTGGAACTGATAAGTTATATTCAGTTAGAGACCTTGAAAGATTTCTTTTAGATATAAGGAAAGAAGATTGCATTTTAGAGTTTGGAAAGGGATTTATTCTGGACCTCAACGAACAATATTTTAATGATTACGATAATAATCTAATCTGTTTTCTTCAAGATTTGCTTTCAATTGGGGAAATTGCATCGGAAAAGGGAGGTTCTAATAAGCTATTTCAAGGTAAATATATAAAATTAGTGGATTCAAGCTTAAAGAGAATACTAGAGCAAAGTAAAGATAAAGGTATAAATATAACTATTGATTCGGATAAATATGAGAATTGTAGAATATCTACGGATGAATTAAAGTTTGAAACAAAAATCGAAGAAGAGCTAGTAGGAATGCGAATTAAGCCTAAGATTAATTTGCCAATTCCAATGACAACTGATTATGAATATATGTTTTATGATAAGAAGATTTACAAATGTGATAAAAGAAATGCAAATAGACTAAAGGCTATATGCACATTCTTTACAGGTAGTGAAAATAATGAACTCATGATACCAAATAGGGAAAAAGGCCTATTTATAGGAAAGATTTTGCCTGTGCTAAATACTATTTCTAATGTAGAACTGCCAGAGACTTTAAGAACGAAGCTGGAGGAGACAGGTGCTCCACTAACTTGTAAGTTCTATTTTGATAAGATAGGTAAACATGTGGAGTTGAAGGTTAAATTTAACTATAAGGTTGTTGAAATAGATGCTGTTTCAGAAAAATATGTACCTAAAGATATATCAGTTATAAGGGATATAGATAAAGAAGAAGAAGTTAAAAACTTATTGATATCAATGGGATTTATAAAGAATAAGGATAATTTAGTTATAAGTGATGAAGAAAAAATAATTGAACTTCAAAATCAAGGTTTAGAGAAATTAGCTGAGTTTGGAGAAATATATTATTCAGAATCTTTCAAAAAATTTAAGGTAATAAAAAAGCTTACATTAAGTGCAAGTACAAGAATTAATGAAGAGGATTTGCTTGAGTTTTCGTTTAATATAGATGAACTAACGAATGAAGAACTTGTTGGGGCTATGAAAGCTTTAAGAAGTGGAAAAAGATACTATAAAGCATCGGATAAAGGGTTTATTATGCTTGATGATCCTATGCTACAAAATTTCAACAGAATTTTAGAATCATTAAATATAAAAGAAAGTAGTCTTTTAAATCCTACAATTGATCTTGATAAATATAATGCTTTATATCTTAATGATAAAATAAATAAATATCTTAATGGCAATATTGTGAAGAGGGATGACAGTTTTTCAAAATTGGTTGATTCTTTTGAGGATATAAACAAGGAAGAAATAATACTTCCACAACAATTGAATTGTGAGATGAGAAATTATCAGATAGATGGCTATAAGTGGTTCAAGACATTGAAAAAGTATGGCTTCGGAGGAATATTGGCAGATGAAATGGGGTTAGGAAAGACTCTTCAAACAATTTCCTTACTTTTATCAGAAAAAGAAAACAAGAAAACTAACCCTTCAGTAGTGATATGCCCAACGTCACTTTTATACAATTGGAAAGAAGAGTTAGAGAGATTTGCACCTTCATTGAAGGTTTTAGTTTACTATGGCAGTAAAGCTAATAGAAATAGGCTAGAGGATGAGTTTAATAATGTTGATGTTATATTAACCACGTACCCTATCGTTAGAATAGACATAGAAGAGTTGAAAAAACATACTTTTAACATAGCAATAATTGATGAAGCTCAGAATATTAAGAACAGTGTTTCTCAGAATTCAAGAAGTGTAAAGGAATTGAAAGCAGAAAATAGATTCGCTTTAACAGGAACACCAATTGAAAATTCACTTATGGAACTTTGGTCTATATTCGATTTTATAATGCCAGGATTCCTTTTTTCTTCAAATTCTTTTAAAAAGAAATATGAGCTTCCTATAATTAAAGACGAAGATAAAACTGCATTAAATGAGCTTTTATCTAAAGTTACTCCATTTATTTTAAGACGTAAGAAAAAAGATGTACTTAGTGAACTGCCCCCTAAGATTGAGAGAAAGGTAGCGGTAGAACTAAACAAGGAACAAAGAAAATTATATTCTACTTACGTAAAGATATTTAAAAACGAGATTGAATCTAATATAGAGAAAAATGGAGTAAATAAGAGTAAGCTTCAGATATTGTCAGCACTTACAAGACTTAGACAATTGTGCTGTGATCCATCAACCTTTATAAATGATTATACAGGGGGAAGCAGTAAGCTGGATACTCTTTATGAACTTATAGAAAGTTGTATCCAAGAAGGCCATAGGATTTTATTATTTTCTCAGTTTACATCGGCACTTAAGAATATAGGGAAACAGCTTCAAGAGACTGGAATATCATACATGTATCTAGATGGTACTATAAAGTCAGAAGAAAGACTGGAATTAGTAAATTCTTTTAATAGTGGCAACAGCTCTGTGTTTTTGATTTCTTTAAAGGCTGGGGGAGCAGGGCTTAATCTTACTTCAGCTGATGTGGTTATTCACTTTGATCCTTGGTGGAATCCAGCTGTGGAGGATCAAGCCACAGATAGAGCTCATAGGATAGGTCAAGAAAATAGTGTTGAAGTAATAAAGCTTATAGCTAAAGGGACTATAGAAGAAAAGATATATAAACTTCAAGAAAAGAAGAAGGATATAATCAATAATGTTATGGAAGAAGAGGCGATAGCTTCATCTGTGATAAGTACCATGAATATTGATGATATAAAAGAACTTTTCAATGAAGTAGAATTTTAA
- a CDS encoding NAD(P)H-dependent flavin oxidoreductase, whose translation MKLKPLKIGDLIAKVPIIQGGMGVGVSLSNLASAVASCGGIGIISAAQIGYKEPDFEKSPLEANLRALKNHIKTALSKAKDGIIGVNIMCAANNYDELVKTSIEAGAQIIISGAGLPTHLPELCKGSNVKIAPIISSDKAANVIMKLWDRNYKVAPDAVVYEGPAAGGHLGFKLEDLNNSNYSVEDELTKILNVIKIYEEKYNKSIPLIAAGGVYTGTDIAKMLALGVSGVQMATRFVATEECDAHINFKMAYVNATLDDIAIVKSPVGMPGRAIMNPFVSKTKEGNIKVTKCYKCITKCNPATTPYCITKALINAVEGNLEDALIFCGSNAHRIDKIVSVRELMDELITEAESYA comes from the coding sequence ATGAAACTAAAACCACTGAAAATTGGTGATTTAATCGCAAAGGTTCCAATAATACAGGGCGGAATGGGTGTTGGAGTTTCTTTATCAAACTTAGCATCTGCTGTAGCGTCTTGCGGAGGTATTGGAATAATATCAGCTGCTCAAATAGGTTATAAAGAACCTGATTTTGAAAAATCTCCATTAGAAGCAAATTTAAGAGCATTAAAAAATCATATTAAGACCGCTTTAAGCAAAGCTAAAGACGGAATTATAGGTGTAAATATAATGTGTGCCGCAAATAATTACGATGAATTAGTAAAGACATCAATTGAAGCTGGAGCACAAATCATAATTTCTGGTGCAGGTCTACCTACACATCTTCCTGAACTTTGTAAAGGTTCTAATGTTAAAATAGCACCAATTATTTCTTCTGACAAAGCAGCTAACGTAATAATGAAGCTTTGGGATAGAAATTATAAGGTAGCTCCCGATGCTGTTGTTTATGAAGGTCCTGCAGCTGGTGGTCATCTAGGCTTTAAACTTGAAGATCTAAATAACTCTAACTACTCAGTAGAAGATGAGTTAACTAAGATATTAAATGTAATTAAGATATATGAAGAAAAGTACAACAAATCTATACCTCTTATCGCTGCTGGTGGTGTATATACTGGCACAGATATTGCTAAAATGTTAGCTTTAGGCGTTAGTGGAGTGCAAATGGCAACAAGATTTGTAGCTACAGAAGAATGTGATGCCCATATAAACTTTAAAATGGCTTATGTAAATGCTACTTTAGATGACATTGCAATAGTTAAAAGTCCTGTTGGAATGCCTGGCCGCGCTATCATGAATCCTTTTGTTTCAAAAACAAAAGAAGGTAATATAAAGGTTACTAAATGTTATAAGTGCATAACAAAATGTAACCCTGCTACTACCCCATATTGTATAACAAAGGCTCTTATTAATGCAGTTGAAGGTAATTTAGAGGATGCTTTAATATTCTGCGGAAGCAATGCTCATAGAATAGATAAAATTGTATCTGTTAGAGAATTAATGGATGAACTTATTACTGAAGCTGAAAGTTACGCTTAA
- a CDS encoding acyltransferase, protein MKSDRHIGLDIIRACAILFVLSVHFFLNTKFYETPITNMNMYIQTFIRMGCIMCVPLFLTLTGYLQRNKLPNRSYFKKIIPILVVYLFYSILCIFFRVTIAKEKGNFLFWISAIENFTADPYSWYIQLYIGLFLLSPFLNLIYNNLITKKQKIGLIFIVLIMTSFPAFFNGRFNDLLHFPTSWRAIYPVSYYFIGCYISEYKPKVRKLHGILLLLLVIGLETMLEVYGSSGNGNKFSTYIGEYDSLLILIQAVIFFVTVYDLNIKNSIVTKIISLISILSLDIYLVSCLTDKVVYKTLLKYFYTSQEKILLLFIPAVFSTFFLAFSVSAIRHKIIQVR, encoded by the coding sequence ATGAAATCAGATAGACATATTGGACTCGATATAATTAGAGCTTGTGCTATATTATTTGTCTTATCAGTACACTTTTTTTTAAACACAAAATTTTACGAAACGCCTATCACTAATATGAATATGTATATTCAAACATTCATTCGTATGGGTTGCATTATGTGCGTACCATTGTTCTTAACCCTTACAGGTTATTTGCAGAGAAATAAACTTCCTAATAGAAGTTATTTTAAAAAGATAATTCCAATACTCGTAGTATATCTTTTTTATTCAATATTGTGTATATTTTTTAGAGTTACTATTGCAAAAGAGAAAGGAAATTTCCTGTTCTGGATTTCAGCTATAGAAAACTTTACCGCTGATCCTTATTCGTGGTATATACAGCTATATATAGGATTATTTCTATTAAGCCCTTTCCTCAATTTAATTTATAATAATCTTATAACTAAAAAACAAAAAATCGGTCTAATATTTATAGTATTAATCATGACTTCATTTCCTGCATTTTTTAATGGCCGCTTTAACGATCTTCTTCACTTTCCAACTTCATGGAGAGCAATCTATCCTGTTTCATATTATTTTATAGGATGCTATATAAGCGAATATAAGCCTAAAGTAAGAAAATTGCATGGAATACTATTATTATTATTGGTTATAGGATTAGAGACTATGCTCGAGGTCTATGGCTCAAGTGGAAATGGTAATAAGTTTTCAACATATATTGGAGAGTATGATTCTCTATTAATTTTAATACAAGCTGTTATTTTCTTTGTTACCGTTTATGATTTAAATATAAAAAATTCTATTGTAACAAAAATAATATCGCTTATCTCTATACTTTCTCTTGATATATATCTAGTATCCTGTTTGACAGATAAAGTTGTTTATAAAACCCTTTTAAAATATTTTTATACATCACAGGAGAAAATATTATTATTGTTTATTCCTGCCGTATTCTCCACTTTCTTTTTAGCATTTTCAGTTTCAGCTATAAGACACAAGATTATACAGGTTAGGTAA
- a CDS encoding gamma-glutamyl-gamma-aminobutyrate hydrolase family protein encodes MKKERPLIGIMGNLLSIDNGAFLGSERVYVTDAYVDSIIRAGGAPVIIPPVLDKVALNIIVNQMDGILLSGGYDVDPLLYGEEPKQRLGFVHRVVDEATIEVIKEAYSKGKSIFGICKGAQVLNVAFGGTVYQDMSYIEGSYIKHEQNAPNFKGTHPVTIEKNSKLYKIVGGDILVNSYHHQAINDVADGFKVVAVASDGVIEAIEKDDDSFVIAVQWHPEMMSKYDKMMQGLFNSFVNSCTYKHI; translated from the coding sequence ATGAAAAAAGAAAGACCACTTATTGGAATTATGGGAAACCTTTTATCAATAGATAATGGAGCTTTTTTAGGTAGTGAAAGAGTATACGTTACAGATGCATATGTTGATTCAATAATAAGGGCTGGAGGGGCTCCAGTTATTATTCCTCCAGTTCTGGATAAAGTGGCTTTAAATATTATAGTGAATCAAATGGATGGCATATTGTTATCTGGGGGATATGATGTTGACCCTCTTCTTTATGGGGAAGAACCAAAACAAAGACTTGGATTTGTGCATAGAGTAGTAGATGAGGCTACTATAGAAGTGATAAAAGAAGCATATAGCAAAGGTAAATCCATATTTGGAATATGCAAGGGAGCTCAGGTGCTAAATGTGGCTTTTGGAGGAACTGTATATCAAGATATGTCCTATATTGAGGGAAGTTATATAAAACATGAACAAAATGCTCCAAATTTTAAAGGAACTCATCCAGTAACTATTGAAAAAAATAGTAAATTATATAAAATAGTAGGGGGGGACATTTTGGTTAACAGTTATCATCATCAAGCGATAAATGATGTAGCTGACGGTTTTAAGGTGGTAGCAGTGGCAAGTGATGGAGTTATTGAAGCAATTGAGAAAGATGATGATAGTTTCGTTATCGCAGTCCAATGGCACCCAGAAATGATGAGTAAGTATGATAAGATGATGCAGGGGCTTTTTAATAGTTTTGTTAATTCCTGCACTTACAAACATATATAA
- a CDS encoding ABC-F family ATP-binding cassette domain-containing protein, protein MINVVNVGLRYGGRKLFEDVTLKFTPGNCYGVIGANGAGKSTFLKILSGEVEPNTGEVIVAPNVRVSVLKQDHYQFDDSQVLETVIRGNERLYEIMKEKDALYAKEDFSDEDGIKASELEGEFADMNGWEAESEASSLLQGLGIGTDLHYKNVGELTGGDKIKVLLAQALFGKPGVLILDEPTNHLDIKSINWLENFLADFEGTVIVVSHDRHFLNMVCTNICDVDFGKIKLYVGNYDFWYESSQLALAMSKDQNKKKEEKIKDLQNFIARFSANASKSKQATSRKKLLDKITLDDIQPSSRRYPFVGFKPEREVGNDVLTVDGISKTIDGVKVLNNVSFMVGREDKIAFVGDEIAVTTLFKILNGEMEPDSGSYKWGITTSQAYFPKDNTEYFNNCNLSLVDWLRQYSDEKSESYLRGFLGRMLFSGEEALKEASVLSGGEKVRCMLSRMMLSSANVLILDQPTNHLDLESITAVNNGLIDFKSVLLFACHDHQFVQTIANRVIELTPEAVVDRKSTYDEYLEFKGMN, encoded by the coding sequence ATGATAAATGTTGTTAATGTAGGCTTAAGATATGGCGGCCGTAAACTATTTGAAGATGTAACTTTAAAGTTTACTCCTGGAAACTGTTATGGTGTTATAGGAGCAAATGGTGCTGGTAAATCAACATTCCTTAAGATTTTGTCAGGAGAAGTTGAACCAAATACTGGAGAAGTTATAGTTGCACCAAACGTAAGAGTTTCCGTGTTAAAACAGGATCACTACCAATTCGATGATTCACAAGTTTTAGAAACTGTAATCAGAGGTAATGAAAGACTTTATGAAATAATGAAGGAAAAAGATGCCCTTTATGCTAAAGAAGACTTTAGCGACGAAGATGGTATCAAAGCTTCAGAACTTGAAGGTGAATTTGCTGACATGAATGGTTGGGAAGCAGAATCAGAAGCTTCTTCTCTACTACAAGGTTTAGGAATTGGAACTGATCTTCATTACAAAAATGTTGGAGAACTAACTGGTGGAGACAAAATAAAGGTTTTACTTGCTCAAGCTTTATTTGGTAAGCCTGGCGTACTAATACTTGACGAGCCTACAAACCACCTTGATATAAAATCAATTAACTGGCTTGAAAACTTCTTAGCTGATTTTGAAGGTACAGTAATAGTAGTATCCCATGATAGACATTTCTTAAACATGGTATGTACTAATATTTGTGACGTTGACTTTGGAAAGATTAAGCTTTATGTTGGTAACTATGATTTCTGGTATGAATCAAGCCAATTAGCTCTTGCAATGTCAAAGGATCAAAACAAGAAGAAGGAAGAAAAAATTAAGGATCTTCAAAACTTTATCGCAAGATTTAGTGCTAATGCTTCAAAATCTAAACAAGCTACTTCAAGAAAGAAGCTTTTAGATAAGATTACATTAGATGATATTCAACCATCAAGCAGAAGATACCCATTTGTTGGCTTCAAACCTGAAAGAGAAGTTGGAAATGATGTTCTTACAGTAGATGGAATCAGCAAGACAATCGACGGTGTTAAAGTTCTTAATAATGTAAGCTTCATGGTTGGAAGAGAAGATAAGATAGCTTTCGTTGGGGATGAAATAGCTGTAACTACTTTATTTAAGATTCTTAATGGAGAAATGGAACCAGATAGCGGTAGCTACAAATGGGGTATAACTACTTCTCAAGCTTATTTCCCTAAGGATAATACTGAGTACTTCAATAACTGTAACCTTAGCTTAGTTGATTGGTTAAGACAATACTCAGATGAGAAGTCCGAAAGTTATTTAAGAGGTTTCTTAGGTAGAATGCTTTTCTCTGGAGAAGAAGCTTTAAAGGAAGCAAGTGTACTTTCCGGAGGAGAAAAGGTTCGTTGTATGTTATCTAGAATGATGCTTAGCTCAGCTAATGTGTTAATTCTTGATCAACCAACAAACCATTTAGACCTTGAATCAATAACAGCTGTAAATAATGGTCTTATAGACTTTAAGAGCGTGCTTCTATTTGCTTGTCATGACCACCAATTCGTTCAAACTATTGCAAACAGAGTTATAGAATTAACTCCAGAAGCAGTAGTTGATAGAAAATCTACATACGATGAATATCTAGAATTCAAAGGTATGAACTAA